The following coding sequences lie in one Flavobacterium sediminis genomic window:
- a CDS encoding DUF4141 domain-containing protein, translating into MKKVLYLVCTALMLAVAPSAKAQWVVTDPTNLASGILNSANEIVQTSSTVSNVIKNFNEVKKVYEQGKEYYDKLKAINNLVKDARKVQQTVLLVGDVSEMYVQNFGKMMNDPNFSPQELVAIGNGYSALLNESTELLKELKQIVTASSLSLNDKERMDIIDRVYKEVKDYHSLVRYYTNKNISVSYLRAKKKNDAKRVLELYGTANQKYW; encoded by the coding sequence ATGAAAAAAGTATTGTATCTGGTGTGTACGGCACTAATGCTTGCCGTAGCACCGTCAGCAAAAGCCCAATGGGTAGTAACCGACCCTACAAACCTGGCATCGGGTATTCTCAATAGTGCAAACGAAATCGTACAGACTTCCTCTACCGTGAGTAATGTGATTAAGAACTTCAACGAGGTAAAGAAAGTGTATGAGCAAGGTAAAGAATACTACGACAAGCTTAAAGCCATCAACAACCTTGTGAAAGATGCCCGCAAAGTACAGCAAACGGTTTTGCTGGTAGGCGATGTGTCCGAAATGTATGTGCAAAATTTCGGCAAGATGATGAACGACCCCAATTTTTCGCCGCAGGAATTGGTAGCTATCGGCAACGGTTATTCAGCGTTGCTGAATGAAAGTACAGAACTGCTGAAAGAACTCAAACAGATTGTAACAGCATCAAGCCTTTCTCTGAACGACAAGGAGCGTATGGATATTATTGACCGTGTGTACAAAGAAGTAAAGGACTACCATAGCCTTGTACGCTATTACACCAATAAGAATATTTCTGTCAGCTACCTGAGAGCGAAAAAGAAAAATGATGCCAAAAGAGTGCTTGAACTCTATGGAACTGCTAACCAAAAATACTGGTAA
- a CDS encoding DUF4133 domain-containing protein, with protein MNSYNINKGIGRTVEFKGLKAQYLFIFAGGLLGTLILVMILYMAGVNSYICLFLGAGGASLIVWQTFSLNRKYGEHGLMKIGANKRHPRYIICRKPVHRYLKFTPKSNAL; from the coding sequence GTTACAACATAAACAAAGGCATTGGCAGAACAGTGGAATTTAAAGGGCTAAAGGCACAATACCTGTTCATCTTCGCTGGCGGACTGCTCGGTACGCTCATCCTTGTGATGATACTGTATATGGCAGGCGTAAACTCCTACATCTGCCTGTTCCTCGGAGCAGGCGGTGCTTCGCTTATTGTGTGGCAGACCTTTTCACTCAACAGGAAGTATGGTGAACACGGGCTAATGAAAATCGGGGCAAATAAAAGACATCCCCGATACATCATTTGTCGCAAGCCTGTACACCGCTATTTAAAATTCACTCCTAAATCGAATGCCCTATGA
- the traJ gene encoding conjugative transposon protein TraJ: protein MEWDNLHELLRSLYDDMMPLAGDMAAVAKGLAGLGALFYVALKVWQALSRAEPIDMFPLLRPFALGLCIMFFPTIVLGTINAVLSPVVTGTHAILEDQVLDLNKLQQQKDQLEYEAMVRNPETAYMVSDEEFDKKLDELGWSPSDIGTMAGMYMDRQAYKIEKAIKDWFRNLLEILFQAAALVIDTIRTFFLIVLSILGPIAFAISVWDGFQSTLTQWLTRYVSVYLWLPVSDLFSSMLARIQSLILERDIAMLADPTFIPDTSNTVYIIFMIIGIIGYFTIPTVTGWVIQAGGAGNFTRNVNQAAMKTGNIAGAGAGSTVGNIGGKLMNK, encoded by the coding sequence ATGGAATGGGATAATCTTCACGAACTCTTACGTTCACTCTATGATGATATGATGCCACTTGCCGGAGATATGGCGGCAGTGGCTAAAGGTCTTGCGGGATTGGGTGCGTTGTTCTATGTGGCATTAAAGGTTTGGCAGGCGTTAAGCCGTGCCGAACCTATTGATATGTTCCCGCTGTTACGTCCATTCGCTTTGGGGCTTTGCATTATGTTTTTCCCAACTATAGTATTAGGAACTATCAATGCGGTATTAAGTCCGGTGGTTACAGGAACACACGCCATACTTGAAGACCAGGTGCTTGACCTGAATAAGCTCCAACAGCAGAAAGACCAATTGGAATACGAGGCAATGGTCAGAAATCCCGAAACCGCTTATATGGTATCAGATGAAGAGTTTGATAAAAAGCTGGACGAATTGGGCTGGTCGCCCTCCGACATTGGAACAATGGCGGGAATGTATATGGACAGGCAAGCCTACAAGATAGAAAAAGCCATAAAAGATTGGTTCCGCAATTTGCTGGAAATACTTTTTCAGGCGGCTGCTTTGGTTATTGATACCATACGAACATTTTTCCTCATAGTCTTATCCATACTCGGGCCGATAGCCTTTGCGATAAGCGTATGGGATGGTTTTCAGTCCACGCTCACGCAATGGCTGACCCGATATGTTAGTGTTTACCTGTGGCTTCCCGTTTCGGATTTGTTCAGCTCGATGTTGGCAAGAATACAATCTCTCATATTGGAAAGGGATATAGCAATGCTGGCTGACCCCACCTTCATTCCCGATACCAGCAATACGGTGTACATCATTTTTATGATTATAGGCATCATCGGGTACTTCACGATACCGACCGTAACAGGTTGGGTAATCCAAGCCGGAGGCGCAGGAAACTTTACCCGAAATGTAAATCAAGCTGCAATGAAAACCGGAAACATCGCCGGAGCTGGTGCGGGTTCTACGGTTGGAAATATTGGCGGAAAGCTAATGAACAAATAA
- a CDS encoding TraG family conjugative transposon ATPase — MRNVSKTTTLENKFPLLAVENNCILSKDADITACFEVRLPELFTVASAEYEAIHSAWHKAIKTLPDFTVIHKQDWYIKESYAPDLAKEDQSFLAKSYQRHFNERPFLNHYCYLFLTKTTKERMRMQSNFSSLCKGTLIPKEIRNKETIHRFMEAVAQFERIVNDSGFITLQRLTEDDIIGTDEKQGLLEQYLTLSRESGTPMQDIALGTEEVRIGNKRLSLHTLSDTDDLPGTVSADTRFEKLSTDRSDCRLSFAAPVGLLLSCNHIYNQYLFLDNSEDNLQKFEKSARNMHSLARYSRANQINKEWIEKYLNEAHSFGLSSIRAHFNIMAWSEDPAELKQLKNDCGSALALMECKPRHNTTDVATLYWAGMPGNAGDFPSEESFYTFIEPALCFFTEETNYHNSPSPFGIKMADRLTGKPIHLDISDLPMKRGIITNRNKFILGPSGSGKSFFTNHMVRQYYEQGAHVLLVDTGNSYQGLCELIKGKTRGEDGVYFTYTEDNPIAFNPFYTDDGVFDIEKRESIKTLILTLWKRDDEPPTRSEEVALSNAVSGYIERIKQDDVYPSFNGFYEYVKGDYRKVLEEKQVREKDFDIANFLNVLEPYYKGGEYDYLLNSDKQLDLLSKRFIVFEIDAIKDHKILFPIVTIIIMEVFINKMRRLKGIRKLILIEEAWKAIAKEGMAEYIKYLFKTVRKFFGEAIIVTQEVDDIIQSPIVKESIINNSDCKILLDQRKYMNKFDDIQAMLGLTDKEKGQVLSINMNNDASRLYKEVWIGLGGTNSAVYATEVSLEEYLAYTTEETEKMEVMQLAQELDGNVELAIKHISMQRRDKANQ; from the coding sequence ATGAGAAACGTTTCAAAGACAACAACGCTGGAAAACAAATTTCCTTTGTTGGCAGTAGAAAACAACTGCATCCTTTCCAAAGATGCAGACATTACTGCCTGCTTTGAAGTGCGTTTGCCGGAACTGTTTACGGTAGCTTCTGCGGAATATGAAGCCATTCATTCCGCCTGGCACAAGGCTATCAAAACTTTGCCCGATTTTACGGTTATCCATAAACAGGATTGGTACATCAAGGAAAGCTACGCTCCCGATTTAGCAAAGGAAGACCAAAGTTTTTTGGCTAAATCCTACCAACGCCATTTTAATGAGCGACCATTCCTTAACCATTATTGTTACCTGTTCCTTACCAAGACCACAAAGGAAAGAATGCGTATGCAAAGCAACTTCAGTTCGCTTTGCAAAGGTACGCTGATACCAAAGGAAATCAGGAACAAGGAAACGATACACCGTTTTATGGAGGCAGTCGCTCAATTTGAGCGTATCGTGAACGATAGTGGTTTCATAACCCTGCAACGCCTTACTGAAGACGACATTATCGGAACAGACGAAAAGCAGGGATTGTTGGAACAATACCTAACCCTGTCAAGGGAAAGCGGAACACCGATGCAGGACATCGCACTCGGAACAGAAGAAGTCCGTATAGGGAACAAAAGATTGAGCCTGCACACTTTGTCCGATACGGACGATTTGCCTGGAACGGTATCGGCTGATACCCGTTTTGAAAAACTATCTACCGACCGGAGCGATTGCCGTTTATCGTTCGCCGCTCCTGTGGGACTACTCCTTAGCTGTAACCATATCTACAACCAATATTTGTTTTTAGATAACAGCGAAGACAACCTGCAAAAGTTTGAAAAGTCCGCAAGGAATATGCACTCGCTGGCAAGGTATAGCAGGGCTAACCAAATCAACAAAGAGTGGATAGAAAAGTACCTGAACGAAGCCCACAGCTTCGGGCTGTCTTCCATAAGGGCGCACTTCAACATTATGGCGTGGTCGGAAGACCCTGCCGAATTGAAACAGTTGAAGAACGATTGCGGTAGTGCGTTGGCACTAATGGAGTGTAAGCCCAGACACAACACTACGGACGTAGCCACTTTGTATTGGGCAGGAATGCCGGGCAATGCTGGCGATTTTCCGAGTGAGGAAAGTTTTTACACTTTTATCGAACCTGCTTTGTGCTTCTTCACGGAAGAAACCAACTACCATAATTCGCCCTCTCCGTTCGGCATTAAAATGGCTGACCGCTTGACCGGAAAGCCTATCCATTTGGATATATCGGATTTGCCAATGAAACGTGGGATTATCACGAACCGCAACAAATTTATTTTGGGGCCATCTGGTTCGGGAAAATCGTTCTTCACAAACCATATGGTAAGACAATATTACGAGCAGGGCGCTCACGTTCTGCTCGTAGATACAGGTAATTCCTATCAGGGTTTGTGCGAACTTATCAAAGGAAAGACCAGAGGCGAAGACGGCGTTTACTTCACTTATACTGAAGACAACCCGATTGCCTTTAATCCTTTCTATACGGACGATGGTGTTTTCGACATCGAAAAGCGTGAAAGTATCAAGACCTTGATACTTACGCTTTGGAAGCGTGACGATGAACCGCCAACCCGTTCGGAAGAAGTAGCATTGTCAAATGCTGTAAGCGGTTACATCGAACGTATCAAACAGGACGATGTTTATCCGTCATTCAATGGTTTCTATGAGTATGTAAAAGGCGACTACCGTAAGGTACTCGAAGAAAAACAGGTAAGGGAAAAAGACTTTGACATCGCCAATTTTTTAAACGTTCTCGAACCCTACTACAAAGGTGGCGAGTACGATTATCTGTTGAACTCCGATAAGCAGTTAGACCTGCTTTCCAAACGCTTTATTGTGTTTGAAATTGATGCAATTAAAGACCACAAAATCCTCTTTCCTATAGTTACCATCATCATTATGGAAGTCTTCATCAACAAGATGAGGCGACTTAAAGGTATCCGAAAGCTCATTCTGATTGAAGAAGCGTGGAAAGCGATTGCCAAAGAAGGTATGGCTGAATACATCAAGTACCTATTTAAAACTGTAAGGAAGTTTTTTGGAGAAGCAATTATCGTAACGCAGGAGGTTGACGACATCATCCAGTCGCCCATTGTCAAAGAAAGTATCATCAATAATTCCGACTGTAAAATCCTATTAGACCAACGCAAGTATATGAACAAGTTTGATGATATACAGGCAATGTTGGGACTTACAGATAAAGAAAAAGGTCAGGTGCTTTCCATCAATATGAACAACGACGCTTCACGGCTTTACAAAGAAGTGTGGATAGGTTTAGGTGGTACGAACTCGGCAGTCTATGCCACCGAAGTAAGTCTCGAAGAATACTTAGCCTACACCACTGAAGAAACCGAAAAAATGGAAGTGATGCAGCTCGCCCAAGAGCTGGACGGTAACGTCGAACTCGCCATCAAGCATATCTCTATGCAAAGGCGTGACAAGGCAAATCAATAG